In Carassius carassius chromosome 5, fCarCar2.1, whole genome shotgun sequence, one genomic interval encodes:
- the ubac1 gene encoding ubiquitin-associated domain-containing protein 1, whose product MFVQEEKIFAGKVLKVHICTMEGTEWLEEVTEDTTIEKLKEKCLKHYVHGSLEDPKTLTHHKLIHAATERILTESKTVAEENIKDKDCLLLIKKRPPLAPPKMADISSEEKKKQENKAPDKEAILKATANLSTRNTDRTVTQHSIRDFQTELRKILVSLIEVAQKLLALNPDAVELFKKANAMLDEDEEDRVDETALQQLTEMGFPESRAVKALRLNHMSVTQAMEWLIEHVDDPMVDTPLPGQDTPGAAAAAAPAPAPAQAPAPCATASGARARLSSQASLEEAKQDELTEIFKRIRRKREFRPNLQAVSGLMEMGFDEKEVIDALRVNNNQQEAACEWLLGDRKPTPEDLDKGIDTNSPLFQAILENPVVQLGLTNPKTLLAFEDMLENPLNSTQWMNDPETGPVMLQISRIFQTLNRT is encoded by the exons aTGTTCGTTCAGGAGGAGAAGATCTTTGCTGGCAAAGTCCTGAAGGTTCACATCTGTACCATGGAGGGCACCGAGTGGCTGGAGGAAGTCACGGAAGATACCACTATAGAGAAACTAAAGGAGAAATGCTTAAAGCAT TATGTCCATGGAAGTCTAGAGGATCCTAAAACTCTTACACATCACAAACTCATTCATGCTGCCACTGAGAGAATTCTCACAGAATCCAAAACTGTTGCTGAGGAAAATATTAAAGACAAAG ACTGCTTATTATTGATAAAGAAAAGACCTCCACTGGCTCCACCAAAAATGGCCGACATATCTTCTGAAGAGAAG AAGAAGCAAGAGAACAAAGCACCAGATAAGGAGGCCATCCTCAAAGCCACAGCAAACCTGTCCACTCGTAACACTGACCGCACTGTAACTCAACACAGTATCAGAGAT TTTCAAACAGAGCTGAGGAAGATTCTGGTCTCACTTATTGAGGTGGCTCAGAAGCTGCTGGCTTTGAATCCAGATGCTGTTGAGCTCTTCAAAAAGGCCAATG CCATGcttgatgaggatgaggaggaccGTGTGGATGAAACGGCCCTGCAGCAGCTGACTGAGATGGGCTTCCCTGAGAGTCGTGCTGTGAAGGCTCTGCGCTTAAACCA CATGTCTGTGACCCAGGCTATGGAATGGCTGATTGAGCATGTGGATGACCCCATGGTTGACACTCCTCTGCCTGGACAGGACACCCCAGGGGCGGCTGCCGCTGCAGCCCCAGCCCCAGCCCCAGCCCAAGCCCCAGCTCCCTGTGCCACAGCTTCAGGAGCCCGGGCCCGTCTGTCCTCCCAGGCCAGCCTAGAGGAGGCCAAACAAGATGAACTGACAGAGATCTTCAAACGGATCAGGAGGAAAAGAGAGTTCAGGCCTAACTTACAG gcaGTCAGTGGGCTGATGGAGATGGGCTTCGATGAGAAGGAAGTGATTGATGCCCTTCGTGTCAATAATAATCAACAGGAAGCAGCT TGTGAATGGCTGCTTGGTGACAGAAAGCCCACCCCTGAGGATCTGGACAAGGGCATTGATACCAACAGTCCCCTGTTTCAGGCCATCCTGGAGAACCCAGTTGTACAGCTTGGTCTCACAAACCCCAAGACTCTTCTGG CATTTGAGGACATGCTGGAGAACCCGCTGAACAGCACGCAGTGGATGAATGATCCTGAGACAGGTCCTGTCATGCTCCAGATCTCCAGAATCTTCCAGACACTCAATCGCACGTAA